A window of Campylobacter cuniculorum DSM 23162 = LMG 24588 contains these coding sequences:
- the folP gene encoding dihydropteroate synthase: MIFLKLNENTDFNELCKIICPDKIGQKIMQKKIKIHFIYIKNIRTVAANILKQDALRVGAELVTHKEVVTAGISHSNALLMATCEQIEKLIKKEAMQDFGLKNLALFLQKQFIKPKKPKLMAVLNINKDSFNPKSRTDEKHFQSRLEELLELKPEFIDIGAVSSRPGSVYCGVKEEFKRLKKSLDLIYAQNYYKKAIFSLDSFDEYSLEYALNKGFGLINDISGLKNENLAKLACQYKAKYCLMHMQNEPYNMQDNPHYEDVLDELTQFFTQKLEILHKYGVKESILDVGIGFGKSAWHNMILIKHLGHFLQFDKPLLIGASRKSVINAYFKSKVEERLPASLYLHLKAFENGASIIRTHDLYEHKQMFKLQSIMQELSL, encoded by the coding sequence ATGATTTTTTTAAAACTCAATGAAAATACCGATTTTAACGAACTTTGCAAGATTATATGTCCTGATAAAATAGGGCAGAAAATTATGCAAAAAAAAATTAAAATCCATTTTATATATATTAAAAATATACGCACAGTTGCTGCAAATATTTTAAAACAAGATGCTTTAAGAGTAGGAGCTGAACTTGTTACACATAAAGAGGTGGTTACAGCCGGAATTTCTCATTCAAATGCTCTTTTAATGGCAACTTGTGAGCAAATTGAAAAACTCATTAAAAAAGAAGCTATGCAGGATTTTGGGCTTAAAAATTTGGCTCTTTTTTTACAAAAACAATTCATCAAACCCAAAAAACCAAAACTTATGGCAGTTTTAAATATCAATAAAGATAGTTTCAACCCAAAAAGTCGCACAGATGAAAAACATTTTCAAAGCAGATTAGAAGAGCTCTTAGAATTAAAACCAGAATTTATCGATATAGGTGCGGTTTCTTCAAGACCGGGCAGTGTGTATTGTGGTGTGAAAGAGGAATTTAAAAGATTGAAAAAAAGTCTTGATTTAATTTATGCACAAAATTATTATAAAAAGGCAATTTTTAGTTTGGATAGTTTTGATGAATACAGCTTGGAATATGCTTTAAATAAGGGTTTTGGCTTGATTAATGATATCAGCGGTTTAAAAAATGAAAATCTTGCAAAACTCGCTTGTCAATATAAGGCAAAATATTGCTTAATGCACATGCAAAATGAACCTTACAATATGCAAGATAATCCGCATTATGAGGATGTTTTAGATGAACTCACGCAATTTTTTACGCAAAAACTTGAAATTTTACATAAATATGGTGTTAAAGAAAGCATTTTAGATGTGGGTATAGGTTTTGGCAAAAGTGCGTGGCATAATATGATTTTGATTAAACATTTGGGGCATTTTTTGCAGTTTGATAAACCTTTGCTTATAGGTGCGAGTCGCAAAAGTGTTATTAATGCTTATTTTAAAAGCAAGGTTGAAGAAAGACTTCCAGCAAGCTTGTATTTGCATCTTAAAGCCTTTGAAAATGGAGCAAGCATTATAAGAACTCATGATTTATATGAACACAAACAGATGTTTAAATTACAAAGTATTATGCAGGAGTTAAGTTTATGA
- the tlyA gene encoding 23S rRNA (cytidine-2'-O)-methyltransferase TlyA yields the protein MRYDTFVALSLKISRNKALELIEKKEILLNQKLFKPSFNVKKYLQNLLACENLQEKDLFDCKELKLELLTKIYVSRAALKLKNFILQNDLEISGKTCLDIGSSTGGFVQVLLEFGALKVVALDVGNNQLHLSLREDQRVKCVENTDLKDFKTEEKFEWISCDVSFTSLLNLLSYIDKLALKDIILLFKPEFEVGVNVKRNKRGVLKDDLESIKARKKFEKMCLNLGWLLKSTAVSSIKGKEGNVEYFYYYSKV from the coding sequence ATGCGTTATGATACCTTTGTGGCTTTAAGTCTAAAAATCAGCAGAAATAAGGCTTTAGAGCTTATAGAAAAAAAAGAAATTTTACTCAATCAAAAATTGTTTAAACCTTCTTTTAATGTGAAAAAATATTTGCAAAATTTACTTGCTTGTGAGAATTTGCAAGAGAAAGATTTGTTTGATTGCAAGGAATTAAAACTCGAGCTTTTAACGAAAATTTATGTGAGTCGTGCAGCTTTAAAACTTAAAAATTTTATTTTGCAAAATGATTTAGAAATTAGCGGAAAAACTTGTTTGGATATAGGTTCAAGTACGGGAGGTTTTGTGCAAGTTTTACTTGAATTTGGAGCCCTTAAGGTTGTAGCTTTGGATGTGGGAAACAATCAACTCCATTTAAGTTTAAGAGAAGATCAAAGGGTTAAATGTGTTGAAAATACGGATTTAAAGGATTTTAAAACTGAAGAAAAATTTGAATGGATTAGCTGTGATGTGAGTTTTACTTCGCTTTTAAATTTGCTCTCTTATATCGATAAGCTCGCACTTAAAGACATTATTTTGCTTTTTAAGCCCGAATTTGAGGTGGGTGTGAATGTTAAGAGAAATAAAAGGGGTGTTTTAAAGGATGATTTAGAATCAATCAAAGCCAGAAAAAAATTTGAAAAAATGTGCTTGAATTTAGGTTGGTTGCTAAAGAGTACTGCCGTTTCAAGCATTAAAGGAAAAGAGGGGAATGTTGAATATTTTTACTACTATAGCAAAGTGTGA
- a CDS encoding HobA family DNA replication regulator: MNDFLAHTLENIRAGGNFMAWMESRRLEWAPLMAARLKYLLEGHTFVLMCDESRSWYEEYFLKNINAKASRPMLPFVSLSSIYRKKIHNQEDIALLNDLLELTFPNGYIYFYIGSANDKKSQIAKSKDDSLLWLFDEQLQNSFYLNSKDKDLDNKLISLFKLLDMSLDAILFSKVSL; this comes from the coding sequence ATGAATGATTTTTTAGCACACACTCTAGAAAATATAAGGGCTGGGGGAAATTTTATGGCTTGGATGGAGTCGCGTCGTTTAGAATGGGCTCCTCTTATGGCTGCAAGGCTTAAATATCTCTTAGAAGGACATACTTTTGTTTTAATGTGTGATGAATCAAGGTCTTGGTATGAAGAGTATTTTTTGAAAAATATCAATGCAAAAGCTTCAAGACCTATGCTTCCTTTTGTATCTTTAAGCTCAATTTATAGAAAAAAAATTCACAATCAAGAAGACATTGCTTTGCTCAATGATTTATTAGAACTTACTTTTCCTAATGGCTATATTTATTTTTATATAGGAAGTGCAAATGATAAAAAGTCTCAAATTGCAAAATCCAAAGATGATAGTTTGTTGTGGCTTTTTGATGAGCAATTGCAAAATAGTTTTTATTTAAATTCTAAAGATAAAGACTTAGACAACAAGCTCATTTCTTTGTTTAAACTTTTGGATATGAGTTTGGATGCGATTTTATTTTCAAAAGTTAGTCTTTAA
- a CDS encoding bifunctional riboflavin kinase/FAD synthetase — MLNIFTTIAKCEIEALALGCFDGLHLGHFELIKCLGENSALLVIDKFKSKKLCTNEDKRELSKKEIIELDFESIKFLDGQDFFNALKKEFPKLKHIVVGYDFSFGKDRKYKAEDIQRISGLKTTIIAEYKINSQAVHTSLIKDFLSRGELEKANEFLGRSYSIKGALIRGQGLGSKELYATLNLECKEYFLPKNGVYATFCELKGRVYKSVSFIGIRLSDKKFAIETHILGDFNLKLELGECLKLSFIKFLRENQNFKDFTLLKAQISKDIEEALKILEKKEQK; from the coding sequence ATGTTGAATATTTTTACTACTATAGCAAAGTGTGAGATTGAAGCTTTGGCACTTGGTTGTTTTGATGGTTTGCATTTGGGACATTTTGAGCTTATTAAATGTTTGGGTGAGAATTCTGCCCTTTTGGTGATTGATAAATTTAAGAGTAAAAAACTTTGCACAAATGAAGACAAACGCGAATTAAGCAAAAAAGAAATCATAGAACTTGATTTTGAGAGCATTAAATTTTTAGATGGACAAGATTTTTTTAACGCACTTAAAAAGGAATTTCCAAAGTTAAAGCATATAGTTGTGGGATATGATTTTTCTTTTGGTAAAGATAGAAAATACAAAGCTGAGGACATTCAAAGAATCAGCGGATTAAAAACGACGATTATCGCTGAATATAAAATCAATTCTCAAGCCGTGCATACAAGCTTAATCAAAGATTTTCTTAGCAGGGGTGAGCTTGAAAAGGCTAATGAATTTTTAGGACGCTCTTATAGCATTAAAGGAGCTTTGATTCGGGGGCAAGGTTTGGGTTCTAAGGAGCTTTATGCAACTTTAAATTTAGAATGCAAAGAATATTTTTTACCTAAAAATGGAGTTTATGCAACTTTTTGTGAGCTTAAGGGTAGGGTTTATAAAAGTGTGAGTTTTATAGGAATACGTTTGAGCGATAAAAAATTTGCAATAGAAACGCATATTTTAGGAGATTTTAATCTTAAGCTTGAATTAGGAGAATGTTTAAAACTTAGTTTTATAAAATTTTTAAGAGAGAATCAAAATTTTAAAGATTTCACTCTTTTAAAGGCTCAAATTTCAAAGGATATTGAAGAAGCTTTAAAGATTTTAGAAAAAAAGGAACAAAAATGA
- the ligA gene encoding NAD-dependent DNA ligase LigA codes for MTRQEYLEKITQANEWAQAYYNKDDPLASDEEYDALIKQLRAFEEQNPTQIAPNSPTQKIAPTLQSEFHKIPHLSKMWSMEDVFNETELRAWAKRANCEKNFFIEPKFDGASLNLIYENGKLISGATRGDGEVGEDITLNVLEIENIPKTIAYKEKIEIRGEIVILKKDFNSINEQRIKENQNPFANPRNAASGSLRQLDTSITKERNLKFYPWGVGENTLSFKKHSEVMNFIRELGFLKDDFIRLCANLDEVLTSYKELLSLREQKAMMMDGMVVRIDDIELCNELGYTVKFPKFMAAFKFPALEKTTRLLAVNLQVGRSGVITPVAALEPVNLDGVIVKSATLHNFDEISRLDVRINDFVNVIRSGDVIPKITKVFKDRRDGLEQEIVRPQLCPVCQNELLDEKTMIKCQNLDCKARLVNSIIHFVSKKCLNIDGLGENIVELLYEKGKISTLESIFHLKYEDFENLEGFKEKKITKLLKAIEDSKTCELYRFITALGIEHIGEVAAKKLAKTFGKMWHKQGFEDYKNLEGFGEEMAKSLEEFSRVNLQRIDDFYILLNLSEEKSEVVEQSPIKDKIFVITGTLSRPRDEFKALIEKFGGKVSSSVSKKTSFVLFGKEAGSKLDRAKELNLVCLSEEEFNQMLHNAL; via the coding sequence ATGACAAGACAAGAATATTTAGAAAAAATTACTCAAGCTAATGAGTGGGCTCAAGCATATTATAACAAAGATGACCCTCTAGCAAGCGATGAAGAATACGATGCTTTAATAAAACAATTAAGAGCCTTTGAAGAGCAAAACCCCACTCAAATTGCTCCTAATTCACCCACACAAAAAATTGCTCCGACTTTACAAAGCGAATTTCATAAAATACCGCATCTTAGCAAAATGTGGTCTATGGAGGATGTTTTCAATGAAACTGAACTAAGAGCTTGGGCTAAGAGGGCAAATTGTGAAAAGAATTTTTTCATCGAGCCTAAATTTGATGGGGCAAGTCTTAATCTCATCTATGAAAATGGCAAACTTATAAGCGGTGCTACTCGTGGAGACGGCGAGGTTGGCGAGGATATTACTTTAAATGTTTTAGAAATAGAAAACATCCCAAAAACTATAGCTTATAAAGAAAAAATCGAAATTAGAGGCGAGATTGTGATTTTAAAAAAGGATTTTAATAGCATTAATGAGCAAAGAATCAAAGAGAATCAAAATCCTTTTGCAAATCCTAGAAACGCTGCAAGTGGAAGTTTAAGGCAGCTTGATACAAGCATCACAAAAGAAAGAAATTTGAAATTTTATCCTTGGGGGGTGGGTGAAAATACTTTAAGCTTTAAAAAACACAGCGAAGTGATGAATTTCATAAGAGAGCTTGGCTTTTTAAAAGATGATTTTATAAGGCTTTGTGCGAATTTAGATGAGGTTTTAACTTCTTATAAAGAGCTTTTAAGCTTAAGAGAACAAAAAGCTATGATGATGGATGGGATGGTTGTAAGAATCGATGATATAGAACTTTGCAATGAGCTTGGTTATACGGTTAAATTTCCTAAATTTATGGCAGCTTTTAAATTTCCAGCTCTTGAAAAAACGACGCGTTTGTTGGCTGTGAATTTGCAAGTTGGTAGGAGCGGAGTGATTACGCCTGTGGCGGCGTTAGAACCTGTTAATTTAGATGGGGTGATTGTAAAATCCGCAACTCTTCATAATTTTGATGAAATTTCAAGGCTTGATGTGAGGATTAATGATTTTGTGAATGTGATTAGAAGCGGAGATGTGATTCCAAAAATCACTAAAGTTTTCAAAGACAGACGCGATGGCTTAGAGCAAGAAATTGTGCGTCCACAGCTTTGTCCTGTATGTCAAAATGAGCTTTTGGATGAAAAAACGATGATAAAATGCCAAAATTTGGATTGTAAAGCAAGACTTGTTAATTCTATCATACATTTTGTGTCTAAAAAATGCCTTAATATCGATGGATTGGGAGAAAATATCGTAGAGCTTTTATATGAAAAAGGTAAAATCAGCACTTTGGAGAGCATTTTTCATCTTAAATATGAGGATTTTGAAAATTTAGAAGGTTTTAAAGAAAAGAAAATCACTAAGCTTTTAAAGGCGATTGAAGATTCAAAAACTTGCGAACTCTATCGTTTTATCACGGCTTTGGGCATCGAACACATTGGTGAAGTTGCAGCTAAGAAACTTGCAAAAACCTTCGGCAAAATGTGGCATAAACAAGGCTTTGAGGATTATAAAAATCTCGAAGGCTTTGGAGAGGAAATGGCAAAGAGTTTGGAGGAATTTAGCCGTGTGAATCTGCAAAGAATTGATGATTTTTATATTTTATTGAATTTAAGCGAAGAAAAGAGTGAAGTTGTGGAGCAAAGTCCTATTAAGGATAAGATTTTTGTGATTACAGGCACACTTTCGCGTCCTAGAGATGAGTTTAAAGCTTTGATTGAAAAATTTGGTGGAAAGGTCAGCTCTTCAGTGTCTAAAAAAACTTCTTTTGTGCTTTTTGGGAAAGAGGCGGGTTCAAAACTTGATAGGGCTAAAGAATTAAATCTTGTTTGCCTTAGTGAAGAAGAATTTAACCAAATGCTTCACAATGCGTTATGA
- the cmoA gene encoding carboxy-S-adenosyl-L-methionine synthase CmoA yields MKDNLFKKSPKKQFEFDKSVASVFDDMIYRSVPFYKENLELCVSLVSKLAPQKAKICDLGCASGNFLLELFKSRKDFILSGIDNAKPMLEIAKQKAKAYGAKIEFFEHSLNEFSFFKNDVFIATYTLQFIRPPKRQALVDKIYKNLNENGIFILSEKILYEDAFLSKKILELYAEYKEKQGYTKFEISAKREALENVLVPYSTKENIFLLQNAGFKSIETLFKWANFESFIAFK; encoded by the coding sequence ATGAAAGACAATCTTTTCAAAAAAAGTCCTAAAAAACAATTCGAATTTGATAAAAGTGTAGCGAGTGTCTTTGATGATATGATTTATCGTTCTGTGCCATTTTACAAAGAAAATTTAGAGCTTTGCGTGAGTTTAGTCTCCAAACTTGCACCGCAGAAAGCCAAAATTTGCGATTTAGGTTGTGCGAGTGGAAATTTTTTGTTAGAACTTTTTAAATCGCGTAAAGATTTTATTTTAAGCGGGATTGATAATGCCAAACCCATGCTTGAAATTGCCAAGCAAAAAGCTAAGGCTTATGGAGCTAAGATAGAATTTTTTGAACATTCTTTGAATGAATTTAGTTTTTTTAAAAATGATGTTTTTATCGCAACTTATACCTTGCAATTTATAAGACCGCCTAAAAGACAGGCTTTGGTGGATAAAATTTATAAGAATTTAAATGAAAATGGAATTTTTATATTGAGCGAAAAAATCCTTTATGAAGATGCCTTTTTATCTAAAAAAATTTTAGAACTTTATGCTGAATATAAAGAAAAACAAGGTTATACTAAATTTGAAATTTCTGCAAAAAGAGAGGCTTTGGAAAATGTCCTTGTGCCTTATAGCACAAAAGAAAATATCTTTTTGCTTCAAAATGCGGGCTTTAAAAGCATAGAAACTTTGTTTAAATGGGCAAATTTTGAGAGTTTTATTGCTTTTAAATGA
- a CDS encoding DNA polymerase III subunit delta', with product MFVSKILISDAFEELKNELIAQFTINALRFIPKTPADEFLIEDARAVERESYIAEKDEKIIVIMANSFRIEAQNSLLKLLEEPPRNIKFLIVAPSKNLLLPTIRSRLICQKHKKIKEKKILNLDIKKLDLKMMFEFLKEHENLSKNELLEIISQLSQESLKCKTFNAYELDFFYKSYELAQLNSKAGILLSTLLLNIYTKNEK from the coding sequence ATGTTTGTCAGCAAAATTTTAATCAGCGATGCATTTGAAGAACTAAAAAATGAACTCATTGCTCAATTTACAATCAATGCTTTAAGATTTATCCCAAAAACTCCCGCAGATGAATTTTTAATCGAGGATGCAAGAGCGGTTGAAAGGGAGAGTTATATCGCCGAAAAAGATGAAAAAATCATCGTTATAATGGCAAATTCTTTTAGAATCGAGGCTCAAAATTCCTTGCTTAAACTTTTAGAAGAACCTCCAAGAAATATTAAATTTCTTATTGTAGCACCTTCAAAAAATTTGCTTTTACCGACCATTAGATCCCGATTAATTTGTCAAAAACATAAGAAGATAAAAGAAAAAAAAATTTTAAATTTGGATATAAAAAAACTCGATTTAAAAATGATGTTTGAATTTCTAAAGGAACATGAAAATCTTAGCAAAAATGAACTTTTAGAAATCATTTCCCAACTTAGTCAAGAAAGCCTTAAATGCAAGACTTTTAACGCATATGAACTTGATTTTTTTTATAAAAGTTATGAATTAGCTCAATTAAATTCCAAAGCAGGAATTTTACTGAGCACTCTTTTGCTCAATATCTATACAAAGAATGAAAAATGA